One genomic window of Rhodovulum sp. ES.010 includes the following:
- a CDS encoding sugar transferase, which translates to MVPDAERILEDYLARNPAARLEWNATQKLKHDPRITRVGRFLRKTSLDELPQLINVLNGTMSLVGPRPMLIEQQAFYPGRAYYNLRPGITGLWQISDRNACDFVGRAPYDEQYDRILSFWIDLGVLFRTVFVVLRGTGY; encoded by the coding sequence ATGGTGCCGGACGCCGAGCGCATCCTCGAGGATTACCTCGCGCGCAACCCGGCCGCGCGGCTGGAATGGAACGCCACGCAGAAGCTCAAGCACGACCCGCGCATCACCCGGGTCGGCCGCTTCCTGCGCAAGACCTCGCTCGACGAGTTGCCGCAGCTGATCAACGTGCTGAACGGGACGATGTCGCTCGTCGGTCCGCGTCCGATGCTGATCGAGCAGCAGGCCTTCTACCCGGGCCGCGCCTATTACAACCTGCGCCCCGGGATCACCGGCCTGTGGCAAATCTCGGACCGCAACGCCTGCGACTTCGTCGGCCGCGCGCCCTATGACGAACAATACGACCGGATCCTGTCCTTCTGGATCGATCTCGGCGTGCTTTTCCGCACCGTGTTCGTCGTGCTGCGCGGAACCGGCTACTGA
- a CDS encoding ExeA family protein, giving the protein MSAALYNDHFGFRERPFSLSPDPDFLFWSQAHTRAFAVLEYGLVTCAPLTVVTGEVGTGKTTLIQALLAGVEDEVTVGLISNAQGGRGDLLRWVLNALDVEVPAGADYVALFQRFQLFVLDEYAAGRHVALIVDEAQNLGAETLEELRMLTNINSGKDELLQIILVGQPELRDLVRRPELRQFAQRVTAVYHLEPMDLATTRDYIAHRLRHAGGSGKEITAEATRAIFGESGGIPRMVNKLCDLALVYAASAGHDKVGIAAIRELVRDGLILKPMSEALFLTDPLDSFGKAAE; this is encoded by the coding sequence ATGAGCGCCGCCCTTTACAACGATCATTTCGGCTTTCGCGAGCGGCCCTTCTCGCTGTCGCCCGACCCCGACTTCCTGTTCTGGTCGCAGGCACATACCCGGGCCTTCGCGGTGCTCGAATACGGGCTGGTGACCTGCGCCCCGCTGACGGTCGTGACCGGCGAGGTGGGCACCGGCAAGACCACCCTGATCCAGGCGCTGCTCGCCGGGGTCGAGGACGAGGTGACGGTGGGCCTGATCTCGAACGCGCAGGGCGGCCGCGGCGACCTCTTGCGCTGGGTGCTGAACGCGCTCGATGTCGAGGTGCCGGCCGGGGCCGACTACGTGGCCCTGTTCCAGCGGTTCCAGCTCTTCGTGCTCGACGAATACGCCGCCGGGCGCCATGTCGCGCTGATCGTGGACGAGGCGCAGAACCTGGGCGCCGAGACGCTGGAAGAGCTTCGGATGCTCACCAACATCAACTCGGGCAAGGATGAACTCTTGCAGATCATCCTGGTCGGCCAGCCGGAACTGCGCGACCTCGTGCGCCGTCCCGAATTGCGGCAGTTCGCGCAACGGGTGACGGCGGTCTACCACCTCGAGCCGATGGATCTCGCCACCACGCGGGACTACATCGCCCACCGGTTGCGGCATGCGGGCGGCTCGGGCAAGGAAATCACCGCCGAGGCGACCCGCGCGATCTTCGGGGAGTCGGGCGGCATCCCGCGGATGGTCAACAAGCTCTGCGACCTGGCGCTGGTCTACGCGGCGAGCGCGGGCCACGACAAGGTGGGCATCGCCGCGATCCGCGAACTGGTGCGCGACGGGCTGATCCTCAAGCCGATGAGCGAAGCGCTCTTTCTTACTGATCCGCTCGACAGCTTCGGGAAGGCCGCCGAATGA
- a CDS encoding SdrD B-like domain-containing protein: MTYYYGGYSYDKTYEFTAFSEHQLLSQGGLGSDVGCGDSFTMPAHADTCIEVTDNDRYLSGDWCDHATDRYGQTATITKGGAAAGSGGQIYAESYYWVTDQHGNWYLMIEIEQEGTSGDYFTFHSGYGMPPAGAELTIRSECDVSGNWVDYACLDAGPKEDPNTAPGFDNVPDSGEICIDENTAAVIDLDASDSDGDSLTYSIAGGADGGLFEIDAHSGELRFKAAPDYEAPADHGADNVYEVKVKVSDGRGGEEVKLLKVCVDDVDEGGPGGTCTVIEAEDMRLWGYEVEHRGDASDGAGIALCTSKGYASTSFTGESGTYDLNLRLIDESDGKGAIQVYVNGCKIETIWLNRDDGGNGLDGSSTWTTVSLEDVSLAHGDRITLKGYGDCAEYARIDKIEICEPACAPCVTIEAEDMYAYNYKTVCGVQASGNELVRLKSGWCGIEDGKLKTVFKGCDGTYDLKIFAQDEDDGQSTVVVKVNGVEVGTILLNEDDDGSGNDNGGFSEFTLENVEINAGDEIALYAHSDGGEYVRIDKIELCRDEEPKLGAIGDTVWFDADGDGLQDAGEAGVANVTVSLLDGSGTVVATQTTDGNGNYLFEDLAAGDYQVVFELPAGGFAFTAPDNETGPDGDAGDSDADASGATGVFSLAEGEVNLTVDAGIVDLPGSLSGRYFIDADGNGLDDDGVNGVEGVTVELLDAAGGPTGITTTTGATGGYSFTGLAPGTYGVKFTDTVTGLALTAPNVGEDDTIDSDATDLGAGMSQITGIVVTAGADTPDNDAGVTDPETASLGDTVWIDANRNGLQDAGEAGLAGVAVTLLNGDGTATGRTAVTDGAGKYLFAGLAAGTYLVDFAAADGFDFTAQDSGDDALDSDVDATGLTGPIVLGIGEENLTVDAGVISENPIADDDAGKVCATEATVIDVLDGDSSPTPGATLSVAHVAGVEVAAGDSVTLASGATVTLNADGTLSYDSAGATYGGIAAADLLIRTTASDSFTYSIGDGLDGTATATVDVTICGAKNTLETISASLPGAIDFRIDTLAETPLIEGYTVTLSGSGDARLDGNTFAEAYCLASDDAIVRDVDVAANVYVATEALAAGSSLDTDALEDLDLITWILNQDFGAQDNGDGTGETYTETEIQAAIWHFTDQTTFIPAGTGTQANAQEIIALAEANGEGFTAGEGDIVGLVLDPVIPSDTGHVQPFIIGIGFDLLAEDCFCL; the protein is encoded by the coding sequence ATGACCTATTATTACGGTGGGTACAGTTACGACAAGACTTACGAATTCACCGCGTTCAGCGAGCACCAGCTGCTGTCGCAGGGCGGGCTCGGCTCCGATGTGGGCTGCGGTGACAGCTTCACGATGCCGGCCCATGCCGATACCTGCATCGAGGTCACCGACAACGACCGGTATCTTTCGGGCGACTGGTGCGACCATGCCACCGACCGTTACGGCCAGACCGCCACGATCACCAAGGGCGGCGCCGCGGCGGGCAGCGGCGGCCAGATCTACGCCGAGAGCTATTACTGGGTGACGGACCAGCACGGCAACTGGTACCTGATGATCGAGATCGAGCAGGAAGGCACCTCGGGCGACTACTTCACCTTCCATTCCGGCTACGGCATGCCCCCGGCGGGCGCCGAGCTGACCATCCGCAGCGAATGCGACGTCAGCGGCAACTGGGTGGACTACGCCTGCCTCGACGCCGGTCCGAAGGAAGATCCGAACACCGCGCCCGGCTTCGACAACGTCCCCGACAGCGGCGAGATCTGCATCGACGAGAACACCGCCGCCGTGATCGATCTCGACGCGAGCGATTCCGACGGCGACAGTCTGACCTATTCGATCGCCGGCGGCGCCGATGGCGGGCTGTTCGAGATCGACGCCCATAGCGGCGAGCTGCGCTTCAAGGCCGCCCCGGATTACGAGGCCCCGGCCGACCACGGCGCCGACAACGTCTACGAGGTCAAGGTCAAGGTCTCCGACGGCAGGGGCGGCGAGGAGGTCAAGCTCTTGAAGGTCTGCGTCGACGATGTCGACGAAGGCGGCCCGGGTGGCACCTGCACGGTGATCGAAGCCGAGGACATGCGTCTGTGGGGCTACGAGGTCGAGCATCGCGGCGACGCCTCCGACGGGGCGGGGATCGCGCTGTGCACGTCCAAGGGCTACGCCTCGACCAGCTTCACGGGCGAGAGCGGGACCTATGATCTCAACCTGCGTCTCATCGACGAGAGCGACGGCAAGGGCGCGATCCAGGTCTACGTGAACGGCTGCAAGATCGAGACGATCTGGCTGAACAGGGACGATGGCGGCAACGGGCTCGACGGCAGTTCGACCTGGACCACCGTCAGCCTCGAGGACGTCTCCCTCGCGCATGGGGACAGGATCACGCTCAAGGGCTACGGCGACTGCGCCGAATACGCCCGCATCGACAAGATCGAGATCTGCGAACCGGCCTGCGCGCCCTGCGTCACGATCGAGGCCGAGGACATGTACGCCTACAACTACAAGACGGTGTGCGGCGTGCAGGCCTCGGGCAACGAGCTGGTCCGGCTGAAGAGCGGCTGGTGCGGCATCGAGGACGGCAAGCTCAAGACCGTCTTCAAGGGCTGCGACGGCACCTACGACCTGAAGATCTTCGCCCAGGACGAGGATGACGGCCAGTCGACCGTCGTGGTCAAGGTGAACGGCGTCGAGGTCGGCACGATCCTGCTGAACGAGGACGACGACGGCTCGGGCAACGACAATGGCGGCTTCTCCGAGTTCACGCTGGAAAATGTCGAGATCAACGCCGGCGACGAGATCGCGCTCTATGCCCACAGCGACGGCGGCGAATATGTCCGGATCGACAAGATCGAGCTGTGCCGCGACGAAGAGCCCAAGCTCGGCGCGATCGGCGACACCGTCTGGTTCGACGCCGATGGCGACGGCCTCCAGGACGCGGGCGAGGCCGGCGTGGCGAACGTCACCGTCAGCCTGCTCGACGGTTCCGGCACGGTGGTCGCCACCCAGACCACCGACGGCAACGGCAATTACCTGTTCGAGGATCTCGCGGCCGGCGACTACCAGGTGGTGTTCGAGCTGCCCGCGGGCGGCTTCGCCTTCACCGCGCCTGACAACGAGACCGGGCCGGACGGGGATGCCGGCGATTCCGACGCCGACGCCTCCGGTGCGACCGGCGTGTTCTCCCTGGCCGAGGGCGAGGTGAACCTCACCGTCGATGCCGGGATCGTGGACCTGCCCGGCTCTCTCTCGGGGCGCTACTTCATCGACGCGGACGGCAACGGGCTGGACGATGACGGCGTGAACGGCGTTGAGGGCGTCACCGTCGAGCTGCTGGACGCCGCCGGGGGGCCGACCGGCATCACCACCACCACCGGCGCGACCGGTGGCTACAGCTTCACCGGCCTCGCCCCGGGGACCTACGGCGTCAAGTTCACCGACACCGTCACCGGCCTTGCGCTGACCGCGCCGAACGTGGGCGAGGACGACACGATCGACTCCGATGCCACCGACCTGGGCGCGGGCATGAGCCAGATCACCGGCATCGTGGTGACCGCGGGCGCCGACACGCCCGACAACGACGCCGGCGTGACCGATCCGGAAACCGCGAGCCTCGGCGACACGGTGTGGATCGACGCCAACCGCAACGGCCTGCAGGATGCCGGCGAGGCAGGGCTTGCGGGGGTCGCCGTGACGCTGCTGAACGGCGACGGCACGGCGACGGGCCGCACCGCGGTCACCGACGGGGCGGGCAAGTACCTGTTCGCCGGGCTCGCGGCCGGAACCTACCTCGTGGACTTCGCCGCGGCCGACGGGTTCGACTTCACCGCGCAGGACTCGGGCGACGACGCGCTGGACAGCGATGTCGACGCGACCGGCCTCACCGGGCCGATCGTGCTCGGGATCGGCGAGGAGAACCTCACCGTCGATGCCGGCGTGATCAGCGAGAACCCGATCGCCGACGACGATGCGGGCAAGGTCTGCGCGACCGAGGCGACCGTGATCGACGTGCTCGACGGCGACAGTTCGCCCACCCCGGGGGCAACGCTCTCGGTGGCCCATGTCGCGGGGGTCGAGGTCGCCGCGGGCGACAGCGTGACGCTGGCCTCGGGCGCCACGGTGACGCTGAACGCCGACGGCACGCTGAGCTATGACAGCGCCGGCGCCACCTATGGCGGCATCGCGGCGGCGGACCTGCTGATCCGCACGACAGCATCCGACAGCTTCACCTACTCGATCGGCGACGGGCTGGACGGCACCGCCACGGCCACGGTCGACGTGACGATCTGCGGGGCGAAGAACACCCTCGAGACGATCTCGGCCAGCCTGCCGGGCGCGATCGACTTCCGCATCGACACGCTGGCGGAAACCCCGCTGATCGAGGGCTACACCGTGACCCTCTCGGGCTCGGGCGATGCCCGCCTCGACGGCAACACCTTCGCCGAGGCCTACTGCCTGGCCAGCGACGATGCGATCGTGCGCGACGTGGATGTCGCGGCGAATGTCTATGTCGCGACCGAGGCGCTGGCAGCCGGATCGAGCCTCGATACCGACGCGCTCGAGGATCTGGACCTGATCACCTGGATCCTGAACCAGGATTTCGGCGCGCAGGACAATGGCGACGGCACCGGCGAAACCTATACCGAGACCGAGATCCAGGCCGCGATCTGGCACTTCACCGACCAGACCACCTTCATCCCCGCGGGCACCGGCACCCAGGCCAACGCCCAGGAAATCATCGCCCTGGCAGAGGCCAACGGCGAGGGCTTCACCGCGGGCGAGGGCGATATCGTCGGCCTCGTGCTCGATCCGGTCATCCCGTCGGATACCGGGCATGTGCAGCCCTTCATCATCGGCATCGGGTTCGACCTTCTTGCCGAGGATTGCTTCTGCCTGTGA
- a CDS encoding chain length-determining protein: MNFDLQLYWALFLRRLPVMALFVIVATAGGVVAALKLPETFSTSARLLVEAPQIPDSMVASTVQTGAVEQLDIIEQKLLTRANLIDIANRFDVFPEIRRMEPDRVVARMRAATSIRRTAGREQATLMTIGFTSHSPRIAANVVNEYVTLVLEENAEFRTSRAENTLSFFEQEVDRLGQELDRQSAAIATFKSENAEALPEDQGYRLGRQTLLQERLARLERDLKAGQAQRGEIIRIFETTGRVSAGQSRRRTPEEERLIVARAELENAKAIYTEESPRVIRLQAIIDRLEAVVAAQTEAGTSTGGTGESSPEQALLDATLAQIDNQLATLQTDIDDTHEELDELQQTISKSAVNGIQLAALERDYEIIQTRYNGAVANLNEARMSERVESTAQGQRINVLESASVPQVPTGPDRPKVAAMGMAAGLALAAAYFAVLELLNRTIRSPAELTARFDITPLATIPYMKSRNGRLLRRRRFLGASFTLMIALVPGLWMAGAPEARPADPPPGTVAARAMH; encoded by the coding sequence ATGAATTTCGACCTGCAACTCTACTGGGCGCTGTTCCTGCGCCGCCTGCCGGTGATGGCGCTGTTCGTGATCGTCGCCACCGCCGGCGGGGTGGTGGCGGCCCTGAAACTGCCCGAGACCTTCTCGACCTCGGCCCGCCTGCTGGTCGAGGCGCCGCAGATCCCCGACAGCATGGTCGCCTCGACGGTGCAGACCGGCGCGGTCGAACAGCTCGACATCATCGAGCAGAAGCTGCTGACCCGGGCGAACCTGATCGACATCGCCAACCGCTTCGACGTGTTCCCCGAGATCCGCCGGATGGAGCCGGACCGCGTCGTGGCCAGGATGCGGGCGGCCACGTCGATCCGGCGCACCGCCGGGCGCGAGCAGGCGACGCTGATGACGATCGGGTTCACCTCCCATTCCCCGCGGATCGCGGCCAATGTCGTCAATGAATACGTCACCCTGGTGCTTGAGGAGAATGCCGAGTTCCGGACCTCGCGCGCCGAGAACACGCTGAGCTTCTTCGAGCAGGAGGTCGACCGGCTGGGCCAGGAGCTCGACCGCCAGAGCGCCGCGATCGCGACCTTCAAGTCCGAGAACGCCGAGGCGCTGCCCGAGGACCAGGGTTACCGGCTCGGGCGCCAGACGCTGCTGCAGGAACGCCTCGCCCGGCTGGAGCGCGACCTCAAGGCCGGCCAGGCGCAGCGCGGGGAGATCATCCGCATCTTCGAGACCACCGGGCGGGTCAGCGCCGGCCAGAGCCGCCGCCGCACCCCCGAGGAGGAACGGCTGATCGTGGCCCGGGCCGAGCTGGAGAACGCCAAGGCCATCTATACCGAGGAAAGCCCCCGGGTGATCCGCCTGCAGGCGATCATCGACCGGCTGGAAGCGGTGGTCGCGGCCCAGACCGAGGCGGGCACCTCCACCGGCGGGACCGGCGAGTCCTCGCCCGAGCAGGCGCTCCTCGACGCCACCCTCGCGCAGATCGACAACCAGCTCGCGACGCTCCAGACCGATATCGACGACACGCACGAAGAGCTTGACGAGCTGCAGCAGACGATCTCGAAAAGCGCGGTGAACGGCATCCAGCTCGCGGCGCTGGAACGCGACTACGAGATCATCCAGACCCGCTACAACGGCGCGGTCGCCAATCTCAACGAGGCGCGGATGAGCGAGCGGGTCGAAAGCACCGCCCAGGGCCAGCGCATCAACGTCCTCGAAAGCGCCAGCGTGCCCCAGGTCCCGACCGGGCCCGACCGTCCGAAGGTGGCGGCGATGGGGATGGCCGCGGGCCTCGCCCTGGCCGCGGCCTATTTCGCCGTCCTCGAACTTCTCAACCGCACGATCCGCTCCCCCGCCGAGCTGACCGCCCGGTTCGACATCACGCCGCTCGCGACGATCCCCTACATGAAGAGCCGGAACGGCAGGCTGCTGCGCCGGCGCCGCTTCCTCGGGGCGAGCTTCACCCTCATGATCGCGCTGGTGCCGGGGCTGTGGATGGCCGGCGCACCGGAGGCCCGCCCGGCCGACCCGCCCCCCGGGACGGTCGCCGCGCGGGCCATGCACTGA
- a CDS encoding tetratricopeptide repeat protein, translated as MRVLRGLLPAALLGFVMTLSACQSKEEKAEGHYQAALALIEQGDVDRAIVELRNVFQNDGRHREARLAMARILRAEKNNPQGAYAQYLRLAEQYPDDLEARIALAEIAFSGGNWEEFERHGRRAGELAPEAPRVEAIAIARAYREAAMEEDAAARREVARQADTLMADLPDNPLLHTIAIDDALRDQDFQKALAGLDWMIEREPTNLRHYRQRLQVLARLGDMEAVEAQLRTMVERFPEDDTHKATLVRFLLSQQDIDAAEAFLRELAAASAPDEPGPTVDLIRFLAETRGAEAARAEIETAIAERPDPVPFQVLGAGLDFAAGRRDAAIATMESVLAEAEPSGQTRSIKVSLARMLLATGNEVGARTQIEEVLAEDPAQPEALKMQAAWLIEADDTDAALAALRTALDAASDDPRTMTLMAEAYARSGRRQLANEYLALAVEASGNAPEETVRYARVLIAEERHRPAEDILLAALRLAPENPELLELLGRLYLRMDDYGRAQHVADTLRRVGGEAGAQVANALEAERLNRQNGSDEAMAFLENLASGAEASLASKISLIRARMSTGDTEGALAQAQALKAETPDNDLVDVVLATARALNGDLAGAETIYRDLLEADPARPGIWLELVTLAQRQGEREAAKAALSEALTHAPENPRLLWAMASFMEQDGDIDGALEIYEGLYARDSGSAIVANNLASLLATYRDDAQSLDRAWTIARRLRDTEVPAMQDTYGWIAHRRGDSAEALPYLEAAVQGLPNDPLVRYHLGQVYLALDRPQDALEQFRGAIAIAGAGDRRPQIETARRLAQELQAAPDPAEN; from the coding sequence GTGCGTGTCCTCAGAGGCCTTCTGCCCGCCGCCCTGCTGGGCTTCGTCATGACCCTGTCGGCCTGCCAGTCCAAGGAGGAGAAGGCGGAAGGCCACTACCAGGCGGCGCTGGCCCTGATCGAGCAGGGCGATGTCGACCGGGCCATCGTCGAGTTGCGCAACGTGTTCCAGAACGATGGCCGGCATCGCGAGGCGCGGCTTGCCATGGCCCGGATCCTGCGCGCGGAAAAGAACAACCCGCAGGGCGCCTATGCCCAGTACCTGCGCCTCGCCGAACAGTATCCCGACGACCTGGAGGCCCGGATCGCGCTGGCCGAGATCGCCTTTTCGGGGGGGAACTGGGAGGAGTTCGAGCGCCACGGCCGACGCGCCGGGGAACTTGCCCCGGAGGCGCCGCGCGTCGAGGCGATCGCCATCGCCCGCGCCTATCGCGAGGCCGCGATGGAGGAGGACGCGGCGGCGCGCCGGGAGGTGGCGCGGCAGGCCGATACGCTGATGGCGGACCTGCCCGACAACCCGCTGCTCCACACCATCGCGATCGACGACGCCCTGCGCGACCAGGATTTCCAGAAGGCGCTGGCGGGGCTCGACTGGATGATCGAGCGCGAGCCCACCAACCTGCGCCACTACCGGCAGCGGCTGCAGGTGCTCGCCCGGCTGGGCGACATGGAGGCCGTCGAGGCGCAGCTGCGCACCATGGTCGAACGCTTTCCGGAGGACGACACCCACAAGGCGACGCTGGTCCGTTTCTTGCTGTCGCAACAGGATATCGACGCGGCCGAGGCGTTCCTGCGCGAACTCGCCGCCGCTTCGGCCCCGGACGAGCCCGGCCCGACCGTCGACCTGATCCGGTTCCTCGCCGAGACCCGCGGCGCCGAGGCGGCGCGCGCCGAGATCGAGACGGCGATCGCCGAACGCCCCGACCCGGTGCCCTTCCAGGTTCTGGGGGCAGGGCTCGACTTCGCCGCCGGGCGGCGCGACGCGGCGATCGCGACGATGGAATCGGTGCTTGCGGAGGCCGAGCCCTCGGGCCAGACCCGCTCGATCAAGGTCTCGCTCGCGCGGATGCTGCTGGCGACCGGCAACGAGGTCGGCGCGCGCACGCAGATCGAGGAGGTGCTGGCCGAGGACCCGGCCCAGCCCGAGGCGCTCAAGATGCAGGCGGCCTGGCTGATCGAGGCCGACGACACCGACGCGGCGCTCGCCGCGCTGCGCACCGCGCTCGACGCCGCCTCGGACGACCCCCGGACGATGACGCTGATGGCCGAGGCCTATGCCCGTTCGGGGCGGCGGCAACTGGCCAACGAATACCTGGCGCTCGCCGTCGAGGCCTCGGGGAACGCGCCCGAGGAAACCGTGCGCTACGCCCGCGTCCTGATCGCGGAGGAACGCCACCGCCCCGCCGAGGACATCCTCCTTGCGGCGTTGCGGCTGGCCCCGGAGAACCCGGAGCTTCTGGAACTGCTGGGCCGTCTCTACCTCCGGATGGACGATTACGGCCGCGCGCAGCACGTCGCCGATACCCTGCGCCGGGTCGGCGGCGAGGCCGGGGCCCAGGTGGCGAACGCGCTCGAGGCGGAACGGCTCAACCGCCAGAACGGCTCCGACGAGGCCATGGCCTTTCTCGAGAACCTGGCCTCCGGCGCCGAGGCGAGCCTCGCCTCGAAGATCTCGCTGATCCGGGCCCGGATGAGCACCGGCGACACCGAGGGCGCGCTGGCACAGGCGCAGGCGCTGAAGGCGGAGACCCCCGACAACGACCTGGTCGATGTCGTGCTGGCCACGGCGCGGGCGCTGAACGGCGACCTGGCCGGTGCCGAGACGATCTACCGGGACCTGCTCGAGGCCGACCCGGCCCGGCCCGGGATCTGGCTGGAGCTGGTCACGCTCGCCCAGAGACAGGGCGAGCGCGAGGCGGCCAAGGCGGCCTTGTCCGAGGCGTTGACCCATGCGCCGGAGAACCCGCGCCTGCTCTGGGCGATGGCGTCCTTCATGGAACAGGACGGCGATATCGACGGGGCGCTGGAGATCTACGAGGGGCTCTATGCGCGCGACTCCGGCTCGGCCATCGTGGCCAACAACCTCGCGAGCCTGCTGGCCACCTATCGCGACGACGCGCAAAGCCTCGACCGGGCCTGGACCATCGCCCGGCGCCTGCGCGACACCGAGGTGCCGGCGATGCAGGACACCTATGGCTGGATCGCCCACCGCCGCGGCGACAGCGCGGAGGCCCTGCCCTACCTCGAGGCCGCGGTGCAGGGGCTGCCGAACGACCCGCTGGTCAGGTATCACCTCGGCCAGGTCTATCTCGCGCTGGACCGCCCGCAGGACGCGCTGGAACAGTTCCGCGGCGCGATCGCGATCGCCGGGGCCGGCGACCGGCGGCCCCAGATCGAGACCGCCCGGCGCCTGGCGCAGGAGTTGCAGGCCGCGCCGG
- a CDS encoding CpsD/CapB family tyrosine-protein kinase produces the protein MEKLQAALDKARKTRTGQPSAPPARRPPKPRLAADAASALDEMWEALAPFDLDDRQLVDHLVVAREVSEAATPFDILRTKAVLQMRHHGWKRLAITSPMPGSGKTTVACNLALGLGRQRDLRSMLFDLDLRDPSVHEFLQIAPRHSIGDVLTGKVSFAEQALRFGDNVAFSAANRSETDPTRLLLAEETADMLDEIEAAYKPDLMIFDLPSVLVNDDTRAFLKNVDCALIVIRAETTRHSQFDTCEREIAEHTNVLGVLLNAYRYSDHGKP, from the coding sequence ATGGAAAAGCTACAGGCCGCCCTCGACAAGGCCCGCAAGACACGGACCGGCCAGCCCTCCGCGCCCCCGGCGCGGCGTCCCCCCAAGCCGCGGCTCGCCGCCGATGCGGCCTCCGCGCTCGACGAGATGTGGGAGGCGCTCGCGCCCTTCGATCTCGACGACCGGCAACTCGTCGACCATCTCGTGGTCGCGCGCGAGGTCAGCGAGGCCGCCACCCCGTTCGACATCCTGCGCACCAAGGCGGTGCTGCAGATGCGGCACCACGGCTGGAAGCGGCTGGCCATCACCTCGCCCATGCCGGGCTCGGGCAAGACGACGGTGGCCTGCAACCTCGCCCTCGGCCTGGGGCGCCAGCGCGACCTGCGCTCGATGCTGTTCGATCTCGATTTGCGCGACCCCTCCGTGCACGAGTTCCTGCAGATCGCACCGCGTCACAGCATCGGGGACGTGCTCACCGGCAAGGTCAGCTTCGCCGAGCAGGCGCTGCGCTTCGGCGACAACGTCGCCTTCTCGGCGGCGAACCGCTCCGAGACCGACCCCACCCGGCTCCTGCTCGCCGAGGAAACCGCCGACATGCTCGACGAGATCGAGGCCGCCTACAAGCCCGACCTCATGATCTTCGATCTGCCCTCGGTCCTGGTCAACGACGACACCCGCGCCTTCCTCAAGAATGTCGATTGCGCGCTGATCGTGATCCGCGCCGAGACCACGCGCCACAGCCAGTTCGACACCTGCGAGCGCGAGATCGCCGAGCATACCAACGTGCTCGGGGTCCTGCTCAATGCCTACCGGTATTCGGATCACGGCAAGCCCTGA